The Sphingomonas sanguinis nucleotide sequence GGATCGGACGAAGCCTATCAGTGGACTCTTCGCGGTTGCCGACTGGACAACGACAAGGTCGCACGCGACTGCCTGATTTGGCATAGCATCGCGGCGGAAATGCCGATCTCGCCGAGCGCGCCGATTGTGGCATTCCTGCTCGATCCCAGTGCCGGAACGATGCTCCACATCTACGACGATCGTGGCATGGACGTCATGGCGCATGACGCCGCGGCGCTACGCGTGCTTCACGCGACCCATGCGGATTGGCTACTCGGTCACGACCGCGGACGTATAAGCGCGATATTCGATATGGACTGACCGCCGTTCGGCCCGCCCAGACTTTACATCGTCCTCGGGTCCGGTCCGATCCGCCCATCCGCATCGTCCAGCGCGTCGATGGCGGCCATATCCTCGTCATCCAGCGTCAACTCGATCGCGGCGAAATTGTCCGCCATATGCGCGGCATCCGCCGCCTTGGGGATGACCGACAGGCCGTGCGCCAGATGCCAGGCGAGCACCACCTGCGCCGCCGATCGGCCATGCTTCTCCGCGATGGCGACGATCTCGGGCGTCTTGAGTACGTCGCCGCCCTGCCCGAGCGGGCTCCAACTCTGGGTCACGATGCCCTTGGCTTCATGATAGGCCCGCGCCTCGCGCTGCTGGAAGCGCGGGTGGAGTTCGATCTGGTTGACGGCGGGCACCACCCCGGTCGCCTCGATGATCCGGTCGAGATGCTCGGGCAGGAAGTTCGACACGCCGATCGACTTCGCCTTGCCATCCTCGCGAAGCGCGACCAAGCTTTGCCACGCCTCGACATAGGCGTTCTCTGCTGGGACCGGCCAGTGGATCAGGTAGAGGTCGACCGCCTCGACGCCCAGCAACGCCAGGCTTTCGTCCAGCGCCGCCTCGGCATCGCGGTGGCGGTCGTTCCATAGCTTGGTGGTCAGGAACGCGTCGGCGTCGCGCATTCCGTCGCCCACACCGCGCTCATTGCCGTATATGGCGGCGGTGTCGACCAGGCCATAACCGGTATCGAGGCCACGCCGCACCACCAGCGCAGCTTGAGAATCCGGGATCTGATAGGTGCCCAGCCCAAGCCGGGGCATGGAGCGGCCATCGTTCAGGGTCAGCTTGGTCATGGCGTCCCAAACCGGCCGCACCCCCGCGCGGTTCCGATTGACCCCCGCCCCCCGATCGCGCAAGTCGCTGGCCCCATGGTCGAGCATATTCTTTCCGCGCTGGCGAGCTTCGCCATCTGGGTCATTTCCACCGGTGGCTATCTGGGCATCATGCTGCTGATGGCGATCGAGAGCGCGTGCATTCCGCTGCCCTCAGAGATCATCATGCCGTTTGCGGGCTATCTGGTGTCGACCGGGCAGTTCAACCTCTACCTCGCCGCGACGGCGGGGGCGCTGGGGTGCAATCTGGGGTCGATCGTCGCCTATGAGATCGGCAAGCGCGGCGGACGGCCGGTGGCCGAGCGCTGGGGCAAATATTTGCTGATCGGCCCTGGCGAGCTGGACGCCGCCGACCGTTTCTTCGCGCGCTATGGTTCGATCGCGGTGCTGATCGGGCGGCTGCTGCCCGTCATCCGCACCTTCATCGCCTTTCCGGCGGGGGTGGCGCGGATGAAGCTCGTGCCCTTCCACCTCTATACCTTTCTCGGCAGCTGGCCCTTCTGTCTGGTGCTGGCGATCGTCGGGCGTGAACTGGGCGAGAAGTGGGACTCGGACCCCCGCGTGAAGGCGTTCTTCCACCGCGCCGACCTGGCGATCGGCATCGTGCTGGTCGTGCTGATCGGCCTTTATGTCTGGCACCGGGTCCGCGGGCTGAAGCGCGCACAGGACTGAACCAGCCACAGGGCGAGCGGGATCGCGACCGCCGCCCACAGGTACAGGCCGTCCCACGTCGTCCATCCCCACCAGTCGGAGGGAATGGTACGCAGGTCGCCGACCAGAAAGCGCTGCTGCATAACCGCCTGCCACCAGGCCCAGCGGAAGGTCGGCGGCGCGAAGATTTCGGCCGAGGCGATGGTCAGATTGATCACGACCGAGGCCGCCAGCACCAGCGCCAGCGCAGCCCTCTGCCAAAGCGCCCGCGCCATCACCCAGAGCGGCGCCAACCCCAGCGCCAATACGCCCGCCAGCGGCATCGCATGACGCGGGCCGGTGGCGTTGCCGCCGTCCCAATAGACATAGGCCGCGTTGACCAGCAGCGCGACGAGCGTCACCCCGGCCGCAGTCAGCGCAGCCCCGCGCGTCGCCCGTTCCTCCGCCAGCCGCCACAGCCCGATCGGTGCCAGGACCAGCACCGGCGCGACCCAGACGATCCCGCGCATCGGCCCGAACAGGATTTCACGCAAGACGGCGATCCGGGGAAAGGTCAGCCCGAATAGCCCCTGATTCATGCCCTCGAACCCGACCACGCCCGAATAGCCGATGCGGAACATGGTCCCGAAGGCGAAGAGATTATAGGCGAATAGCGGCAACAGCCCGACCAGCCCCGCCACCAGAAACGGCACCAGCGCCTTGGGGTTCGCCCGGTGGCGCGCCAGTGCCCAAAGCCCGATGACCGACCCGGCCAGCACCGCCTGATACTCGACCACCACCGCCCAGCCGAGCGCCAGCCCCGCCACCGCCAGCCATCTGCCGCCACCCCGCGCGACCCCGGCGAGCGCGATGACGAACAGCGCCGCCACACTCGCATGGCCGAGCAGCGTGGTGGAATAGCCCCAGATCGGCGTGCCCAGCGCATAGCCGAGGCCTGCGAACAACGCCGCCCCCGCGCTGCCGCTCAGCCCCAGCGCCAGATCGAACAACAGCACGGCCGCGGTCGCGGTCAGCAGCGCCGATCCGGTGGCGGCGGCGACCCGCGTGCGCAGTTTCAGATAATCGACGAACTCTGGGTCGACCGAAGACAGGACATGCCGCTCGGCCCGGTCGCCGGTGACGAGATCGGTCAACGCCACGGCGGGCAACGCCATCAGCGTCATGCCGGGCGCCTTGTCGAGATAGGCGTGCGCGCCGAACTGCGCCTTGTCGATGGTCAGCGGCGCGAACGGGTCGATGGTCGCGGTGCCGTTTTCGACCATGCGGATCGTGGCGAACAGGCGGGTCGCGTTGTTGGGGTTGAACTCCCACGATCCGAACCAGGCGCAGGAGAACCAGACCAGCAGGAACAGCCCCGCCCGAATACCTCCCAAGCCCTGCCACCGTGCCATCGGATCACCCCTTGGTTCGAGGCGGTGGGGCTAGCGGGGCGGGACATACGGCGCAATCCTCCCCGGCACGGGGAGGTGGCATCGCGCCGGCGATGACGGAGGGGGATTTCCACACAGGGCGCCCCCTGCCGCTCGCCCCCTCCACCACCGCTTCGCGGCGGTCCCCCTCCCCGTGCCGGGGAGGATTTCAATCAGGCGCTGATCGGCAGCGACGTCGTCGACTTGATCTCCGACAACGCCACGGTCGAGTTGATTTCCTGCACCCCCGGCAGGTTGGACAGCCGCTCGAAGAACAGCCGTTCGTAGGATTCGATGTCCGCCGCGACGATGCGCAGCATGAAGTCGACCGAGCCCATCAACACATGACATTCCATCACCTCGGGCACCTCGCGGATCGCGGCGGTGAACTCGTCGAGATTGGCGCGGCCATGCGCGTTCAGCTTCACCTGCGCGAAGATTTGCGCCTTCAGCCCGACCTTGGCCCGGTCGACCAGCGCGACCCGGCGCTTGATGATCCCCTCGCGCTCCAGCCGGTCGATCCGCCGCCAGCAGGGCGAGGCCGACAGCCCGACCGCCTCGGCGATGGCGGCAGTGGACAGGCTGGCATCCTCTTGCAGCAAGGCGAGGATGCGGCGTTCCCAGATATCCAGACCTTGCGACATTTCATCCTCCAAATAGCATTTTTGAGGTCATTCTAACCGAAGAATCGACCATCGGCCATGGAATCGGATCAGATTCGCCTTTTGCTTCGGGCTATTTCCTTTCCAACAGAAATTCAGGGATAAGACCGATGCTCCGCCAAGCCCATGACCCACACAGCCTGCCCCCCGAAGAGGTGGTGACGTTCCACGACAAGGACAGCGGGGCGAGCGGGGTCATCGTGCTGCACTCGACCACGCTCGGCCCGGCGGCGGGCGGGTGTCGGTTGTGGCACTATGCCGACGACCGCGCCGCGACGGTCGATGCACTGCGGCTGGCCGAGGGCATGGCGCTCAAGAACGCGCTGGCCGACCTGCCGTTCGGCGGAGGCAAGGCGGTGATCCGCCTGCCCCAGGGGCCGTTCGACCGCGCCGCGCTGTTCCGCGCGTTCGGGCATCAGGTGGCCGAATTGAAGGGCCGCTACGTCACCGCCGAGGATGTCGGGACCAGCGTCGCGGACATGGCGGAGGTCGCCATCCGCACCCGCCATGTCGCGGGACTGCCCGTGTCGGGCCAGAAGCCCGGCGGCGATCCCTCGCCCTGGACCGCGCTGGGCGTGGTACAGGCGATGCGCGTCGCGGTCAGCCAGCGCCTGGGCGCGGAGCTGTCCGACGTCACGGTCGGCGTCCAAGGGCTGGGCCATGTCGGCTATGCGCTGTGCGAACTGCTGCACGAACAGGGCGCCAAGCTGATCGTCGCGGAGCCGCGCAGCGAGGTCGCGGCGCGCGCCGCCGACCGCTTCGGCGCGATGGTGATGAGCAGCCGGGCGCTGCTGTCCGCCCGCGTCGACGTGCTGGCCCCATGCGCGCTCGGCGGCGTGCTGGACGCCGAGACGATCGCCCAGTTGCGCGCGAGCGTGGTGTGCGGCGCGGCCAACAACCAGCTGGCGAGCGAAGACATGGCCGCGCGGCTGGCCGAACGCGACGTGCTCTATGCGCCGGACTTCCTCGCCAATGCGGGCGGGATCATCAACGTGGCGGGCGAGTATCTGGGCTGGCGCACCCCCGAAGTGCGGCGCCGGGTGCTGGCGGTCGGCAAGAAGATGGCGGCGGTTCTCGCGCTGGCGGACCGGAACGGCATCACGCCCGACGAGGCGGCCCGCGCCTTGGCGCTGGAGCGGATGGCACAGGTTCCGCGTGTGCAGGCGGTGGCGGCGTAGGGGGTATTCCCGCCCTTAGTTCAATCTGAGCGAAGTCGAAGGCCAAGGGCCGAAGTGCGCCAAGCCGCCCGTGCGGGGCGTGCGCTTCGACTTCGCTCAGCGTGAACGGAGGTTGGGATACGCGGCGGAATGCACGGGGGTAGGCCCGTCAATGCCCTATGCTTTGCTAAGCTCCACCTCCGCTCAGGCCGGTCGAAGGTTTGGGTTGACGGCAAAATGCGCGGGGCAAGCTCGTCACCGCCCTATGCCATGCCTACCCCCCACCTCCGTTCAGCCTGAGCGAAGTCGAAGGCCAAGGGCTGACATCCGCCTAGAGCAGGATGACGTCAGATTAATCCACCCCTCCCCTTCAGGGCCGGGGGTGGGGCGCTTCCGCAAACGCCGTGCTTGGAGTGGGTCGACCCTATGTCATCCCAATCTAGCCGCCGCCGGATTTACGTTCTGGCTACTTTCAGCAGAAGCGGAGGTCGGACCTGCCCCCAACGCGCCACCCCGGCGAAGGCCGGGGTCCAGTTACGAGACGCCCATAAGGGCTACCAACGCGTGCCCCAAGCCTTTGCGACGATGACTCCACCTATCACGGATTGCGCGGTGTATCGTCACGCTGGCGCTGAGCGTTGGCGGCGCGGTTCTCTCGCACGCGCTGGGCGAAGCACCCCGTCGCGCCGCCAGCGCCCACCGCCGAGCAGCTGCCGATGCTATTCACACCCGCGCCCTCGTTCAGCGTCCCCGTCGCGCGCGCCGCCCAGCTCTCATTCTCCGGCGTCACCTGGAGGTCGCGCAATTCCTTGGGCACGCGGAACTGTTCCTCCGCGCCGCGCCGGACGCAGACGACGATCTCGTTGCCCTGATTGTCGGTCGGGCAGCGCTCGTTGCCGAACAGGGTCAGTACGCCGTTGACGGGGGCATTGCGCGACACCTCGCCCGGTGCCTCGATCTTCTTGGGCTTAACCGCACCGGGGGCGGCGACCTGTTGCGCCAGCGCCGGGGCCGTCCCTGCGCCTATGATCGTCATCATGGCCAACATGCCCGCGGCCCAGGACCGGTTCGTCATCCTCTCTCTCCCGCTATATCGTTCAGAGGCGCTTGGCCGCTGCGATCGCGACCTTGCAGCCCGCCCGGATCAGTCCGAACATCACCGGATAGGCGATCGCCTCTTCCGCGCCCGCGCCCAGCGCATGGTCCCGATGCTCCAGCTCCTCGGCCTGAAAATCGGCGATGGCGTCCGACAACTCGGGATCGCTGTCGCCCAACTGGTCCAGCTGTTCCTGATAATGTTTGTCGATCTCCGTCTCGACCGCCGCGGTGCAGGCCATCGCCGCCTTGGGCCCGATCGCGGCGGTGATCGCGCCCAGTGCGAAACCGGCCTTGTCCCAGAAGGGCTGGAACAAGGTCGGGCGCACCCGGCGCTCGGCGATCATCCGGTCGAAGAACGCGCGGTGGCGCTCTTCCTGCTCGGCCATGTGGTGGATCGCGCGTGCAAAGGGATGCCGGTCGCCCAGCACCGCCAGCTGTCCCGCATAGATGCGGGTCGCGCCATATTCCCCGGCCTGGTCCACCCGGACCATCGCCTTCATCGGTTCGCGCCGGTCGCCCGGCATCCAGCGAAGCTGGCTCATCGCGCCTTCCTCATCAACAGCAGGATCGCCGCCGCACCGCCCAGCGAGAAGATCGCGTTGAACCCGGCCAGCGAAATCCCGCCCAGGGTCCATTGCGCCACATCGCAACGGATGACCGGCGCCTTCAAAATCGCGTTCAGCCGGTCGGCGGCGCTCCCGCCCGTGAAACTCACCGTCGAGGTGCAAGCGGTAAAGCCCTGCCACCAGCCATATTCGACCCCGGCATGGGCGACACCGATCGCCCCCGACACCGCGATCAACAACGCCGCGAGCACGACAAGCGATCCCCGGACGCTACGCTGCGGCACGAAGAAGGCAAGGAAGGCGGGCGCCAGCGCGGCGTAATGCGGCCAGCGCTGCCAATGGCACATCTCGCACGGGTAAAGCCCGCCGATAAGCTGACTGCCCCAGGCGCCGCCCAGCAGGGCGGCGGGCAGCAGGAAGGCGATCCAGTTCGCCATGCATTCGTTGCGGGTGCGCGGGGTCGCCATCGTCACTTCACCGGCGGCTTGGTGGCGGCGGCGACCTGGGCCGCGCCGCCCAGCCGCGCGATAGTCTTCAGCGCGTAATAGAGCTGGAAGTCCTCGATCCCCTGTTTCTTCAACTGCTCCGGCGTCATCGCGAAGCGCGGATCGGTCTTGGTATCCTCTTCCAGGATCGCGTTATCGGCCTTCACCTCGTTGATGAGGTGGCGGCGCAGATCGGCCTCGCGGAAGACGGGGCGCGTCTTGTAGTCGGGATCGGAGATTTCGGGCACCTTGATGTCGGGCTCGATCCCGCCCTCCTGCACCGACCGGCCCGAGGGGGTGTAGTAGCGCGCAGTGGTCAGGCGCAGCGCTGTCTCCGGCCCGAGCGGCAGCAGCGTCTGGACCGACCCCTTGCCGAAGCTGCGCTCGCCCATGATGAGCGCGCGGTGATGATCCTGCAGCGCACCCGCGACGATCTCGGAGGCCGAGGCAGTGCCCGAATTGGTGAGCACGATCACCGGCAGGCCATGCGCGTCGTCGCCGGGCTTGGCGTAGTAACGCTCGATATCCGACTTCTCGCGACCGCGCTGCGACACGATCTCGCCGTGATCGAGGAACGCGTCGCTGACCGCGATCGCCTGGGTCAGCAGGCCGCCGCCATTGTCGCGCAGATCGACCACGTAACCCAGTGGCCGATGGCCCAGCGCCTTGTCGATCGCCATGATCGCCGCGCGGGTGTCGGCACCGGTATTTTCGGAGAAGGTGTTGATGTTGATATAGCCGACATCGCCCCGCACCTCCCACTTGACCGGGCGCTGGACGATGACCTCGCGGGTCAGGGTCAGCTCAATGGGCTTGTCGCGACCGGGGCGGACGATGGTCAGCTTGATCTTGGTACCCGGCTTGCCCCGCATCTGGCCGATCGCCTCGTCCAGTGACTGGCCATAAATCAGCTTGCCGTCGATATGAGTGATGTAATCGCCCGACTTCACGCCCGCGCGGCCGGCAGGCGTATCCTCCTGCGGCGCGATGACCTTGATCGCACCGTCCTCCATCGAGACGGTCAGGCCCAGCCCGCCATAATTGCCCTCGGTCTGGATTTTCAGATTGTCGAAGTCGAGTGCGTCGACATAGCTGCTATGCGGATCGAGCGCCGCCAGCATCCCCTGGATCGCGCCCTTGATGAGCGTGTCGTCATCGACCTTGTCGACATAATCGGCCTTGATCCGGTTATACACGTCGAGGAACCGGTCGAACTGGCGGACGGTCGAACTGTCCACGGCCGCCATCGCGGAGGTCGTGATCGGCACCATGGCCAGCGCGCCGACAAGGGCAGTAGCAGTCAGAAGCGGACGGTTCGGCAGCGGAAGTCTGAAAAGCGGGCGGGGCATCGAGGGTCCTGGACCAGATAAGCAGACCGCCTGTGTAGCGGGAAGCCGGACGCAATCAAAGCGCAACCGTGCTGAACGGGGGGTGACCGGTGGCGTTCACCGGGGCGGCGAAATGCGCGTCAGGCCACCATGGTCTTATCGTGCGCCTCTGACCGGCAGGTTCGGTTGCGGCCATCCTGCTTGGCGCGGTACAGAGCCTTGTCGGCTCGTGCCAGCAGTTCGAAGGGCGTTTCGTCCGATGCGAGGGTTGCCACACCCAGGCTGGCCGTCATCATCAATATGTGGCCGTCGGGCAAGGGCACGGTCCGGGTGGCAATCACATCGCGGAGCCGCTCGCCCAGCACCACGGCTTCGTCGAGATCCAGGTCGGGGGCCAGTACGACAAACTCCTCACCGCCGAAACGGGCAACCGCGTCCTCGCGCCGCACGCTATCGGCGAGAAGACCCCCTATGTGACGGATGACCCGATCGCCGATCGCATGGCCATAGGTGTCGTTCACATGCTTGAATCGGTCGATGTCGACGATCAGCGTCGAGAAGGGCGTGCCATAGCGGCGCGACCGATCGGTTTCTTCATGCAGCTTGGCATCCAGATACCGGCGATTGAAGAGGCCGGTCAGCGGGTCGCGAATCACATCGCGCTCCAGGGTGGAGATGCGCACGATATCGCGCGTCGTCAGGTCAGAAAGCCGGGCGACAATCAGGACGAATGCCCCGCCCGCCGCCAGGATCAGTGACACGATCACATCCGGGACCGCCACAACCGCGCCGCCGCGCAGGACTCCGAAAATGGCATAGCCCGCGATGAATGCGACGATCAGTCGGCGCAGCCACACCCAGCTCGTCCGCATACGGCCATCCCCCAGCGTGCGCAGGATGGACGCGATGGACGGCAGGGACAGGACCAGAAAGGCCATTCCCAAAACCACGGCGAACGAGACGAGCCAATTCATGGCATCGCGATACGGGGAATTACTCTAGATTAAGTTGATGGACAGGCCGTTTCGGCACTTGAGCATCGGCCAACGGTGCGCCGTCATCATGATCGGCCATGCCA carries:
- a CDS encoding S41 family peptidase; protein product: MVPITTSAMAAVDSSTVRQFDRFLDVYNRIKADYVDKVDDDTLIKGAIQGMLAALDPHSSYVDALDFDNLKIQTEGNYGGLGLTVSMEDGAIKVIAPQEDTPAGRAGVKSGDYITHIDGKLIYGQSLDEAIGQMRGKPGTKIKLTIVRPGRDKPIELTLTREVIVQRPVKWEVRGDVGYININTFSENTGADTRAAIMAIDKALGHRPLGYVVDLRDNGGGLLTQAIAVSDAFLDHGEIVSQRGREKSDIERYYAKPGDDAHGLPVIVLTNSGTASASEIVAGALQDHHRALIMGERSFGKGSVQTLLPLGPETALRLTTARYYTPSGRSVQEGGIEPDIKVPEISDPDYKTRPVFREADLRRHLINEVKADNAILEEDTKTDPRFAMTPEQLKKQGIEDFQLYYALKTIARLGGAAQVAAATKPPVK
- a CDS encoding DUF3885 domain-containing protein; this encodes MKRFSRQEPRLRFDLGGDGWDGDDHPIPRFLQAFRRAIAIADALFQNGCHAVVASVDDAANPADPHHVPSAAAFATLRASGFQAAYTSEWQSVLYHDGSDEAYQWTLRGCRLDNDKVARDCLIWHSIAAEMPISPSAPIVAFLLDPSAGTMLHIYDDRGMDVMAHDAAALRVLHATHADWLLGHDRGRISAIFDMD
- a CDS encoding demethoxyubiquinone hydroxylase family protein, translating into MSQLRWMPGDRREPMKAMVRVDQAGEYGATRIYAGQLAVLGDRHPFARAIHHMAEQEERHRAFFDRMIAERRVRPTLFQPFWDKAGFALGAITAAIGPKAAMACTAAVETEIDKHYQEQLDQLGDSDPELSDAIADFQAEELEHRDHALGAGAEEAIAYPVMFGLIRAGCKVAIAAAKRL
- a CDS encoding DedA family protein, with translation MVEHILSALASFAIWVISTGGYLGIMLLMAIESACIPLPSEIIMPFAGYLVSTGQFNLYLAATAGALGCNLGSIVAYEIGKRGGRPVAERWGKYLLIGPGELDAADRFFARYGSIAVLIGRLLPVIRTFIAFPAGVARMKLVPFHLYTFLGSWPFCLVLAIVGRELGEKWDSDPRVKAFFHRADLAIGIVLVVLIGLYVWHRVRGLKRAQD
- a CDS encoding Lrp/AsnC family transcriptional regulator translates to MSQGLDIWERRILALLQEDASLSTAAIAEAVGLSASPCWRRIDRLEREGIIKRRVALVDRAKVGLKAQIFAQVKLNAHGRANLDEFTAAIREVPEVMECHVLMGSVDFMLRIVAADIESYERLFFERLSNLPGVQEINSTVALSEIKSTTSLPISA
- a CDS encoding GGDEF domain-containing protein: MAFLVLSLPSIASILRTLGDGRMRTSWVWLRRLIVAFIAGYAIFGVLRGGAVVAVPDVIVSLILAAGGAFVLIVARLSDLTTRDIVRISTLERDVIRDPLTGLFNRRYLDAKLHEETDRSRRYGTPFSTLIVDIDRFKHVNDTYGHAIGDRVIRHIGGLLADSVRREDAVARFGGEEFVVLAPDLDLDEAVVLGERLRDVIATRTVPLPDGHILMMTASLGVATLASDETPFELLARADKALYRAKQDGRNRTCRSEAHDKTMVA
- a CDS encoding aldo/keto reductase; protein product: MTKLTLNDGRSMPRLGLGTYQIPDSQAALVVRRGLDTGYGLVDTAAIYGNERGVGDGMRDADAFLTTKLWNDRHRDAEAALDESLALLGVEAVDLYLIHWPVPAENAYVEAWQSLVALREDGKAKSIGVSNFLPEHLDRIIEATGVVPAVNQIELHPRFQQREARAYHEAKGIVTQSWSPLGQGGDVLKTPEIVAIAEKHGRSAAQVVLAWHLAHGLSVIPKAADAAHMADNFAAIELTLDDEDMAAIDALDDADGRIGPDPRTM
- a CDS encoding Glu/Leu/Phe/Val family dehydrogenase, whose product is MLRQAHDPHSLPPEEVVTFHDKDSGASGVIVLHSTTLGPAAGGCRLWHYADDRAATVDALRLAEGMALKNALADLPFGGGKAVIRLPQGPFDRAALFRAFGHQVAELKGRYVTAEDVGTSVADMAEVAIRTRHVAGLPVSGQKPGGDPSPWTALGVVQAMRVAVSQRLGAELSDVTVGVQGLGHVGYALCELLHEQGAKLIVAEPRSEVAARAADRFGAMVMSSRALLSARVDVLAPCALGGVLDAETIAQLRASVVCGAANNQLASEDMAARLAERDVLYAPDFLANAGGIINVAGEYLGWRTPEVRRRVLAVGKKMAAVLALADRNGITPDEAARALALERMAQVPRVQAVAA
- a CDS encoding disulfide bond formation protein B, whose product is MATPRTRNECMANWIAFLLPAALLGGAWGSQLIGGLYPCEMCHWQRWPHYAALAPAFLAFFVPQRSVRGSLVVLAALLIAVSGAIGVAHAGVEYGWWQGFTACTSTVSFTGGSAADRLNAILKAPVIRCDVAQWTLGGISLAGFNAIFSLGGAAAILLLMRKAR